ATTGCATGGCCAAGCCCTGAGAGGGTTCCATAATTTCACCCAGATCTCTGATCCCTCTCTCCTGATGAGACTCGTCAGCGAGAGTGGGACGGTGGAATAAAATCTCTCCAACCTTCATTTGGAGCATCCCTTTCTCTCTTCTAAACAAATTATTGATCTCATTATCTTCTTCAGGGTCCTCTCTATAGTGTTGCATCTGTTGGGAAGTAGAGGTAGTTTGatattctgtttttaaacagtggtgtcccATTTCCCTGGCCCTGACACATTATCCTCACGCTCGCTGTTTCTCCTTAGGCTCTCTCGGTGTTTGCACATTGTCACGAAACTGGTGAGGAGCCAACTCAGGCAATTCACTCCTCCAAACTATTGCTGTACCTGAACCTGTCTCTGGCCAGTCTGAAGTTGAATGCGCCCAGGCGGGCTCTGGTTTATGGGGAGAGAGCTCTCAGCATCGACAGCAAGAACCGCAAAGCTCTGTTCAGGTGTGGCCAGGTGAGTGGACAGAAAACGTTTAGGACCATATGGTTCCGTATGAAGAAGTTACTAGTTTGTTTTAACTGATGTGAATTCTACATGAGAGTTCTTCAggctgtggagcagaatcatttCTGGTATAAGAACAGGAAATATGAGACATCTTCCTCTCATCAAGGACTCATTCTTGACACTTAGATCAACACAAAGCACAGCAGTGCCTGAACATCCTTTTTGGATAAGGCCCTGGGATTGGACATGTCCAGTAACCCATCTTGGGAGTTTTCGAGATCATCCACAAATATGCCTTCCATTTTTAAGCTTGCATGGAAAACTTGGATAGCTTTTTGTCTTGGACTGCAGatgttttgatttgattgattattgtcacgtgctgaggtgcagtgaaaagtattgttttgtgcgCTATCCTAACAAATCATACTTCATGTAAATCAGGGTAATAGAATGTGGAATATAGTGttgagaaagatcaactttaatatgaGAGGTTTGTTCAAAAGGCTGATAACGGGGaacaagctgttcttgaatctgttggtaagtgttttgaaatgtttatgcCTTCTGCCTGATGGGACTTAGTGGCAGAGAGGGTAAacaaggtgggaggggtctttgattatattagCTGCTTTCCCAAGCTTCAAGGTTTTTTTTGGTGTCTCAACTGATTCACAACCTGGACCACTTTAAACATCCTTAGAAAAGCTGCAGGGAATGCTGCGAATGATATCTTGGCatagttttgcttgggctctgGCACTCCACTGTCTCAGGAAATGACTGCAGTGCTCAGTGTATTTGGGACCAGGCAGCTCCCAGCTTCAGTTCcctgctgctctgccctcctgAACCATAACCAAATTCCCAAGGGGAAAAAATCCACTAAAGGTCCTGCTCCTGATTCTATACACAGGAAATTCTGGCAATGGCatgattcaattcaattgatagacagtaggtgcaggagtgggccattctgcccttcgagccagcaccaccattcattatgatcatgctgatcatcctcagtcagtatcctgtccctgccttatccccataacccttgattccactatccttaagagctctatccaactctttcttgaaagtatccaaagacttggcctccatagccttttggggcagagcattccacacacccaccctctctgggtgaagaaatttctcctcaactctgttctaagtggcctaccccttagttttaaactgtgtcctctggttcgggctcacccatcagcggaaacatgtttcctgcctccagagtgtccaatcctttagtaatcttatacgtctcaatcagatcccctctcagtcttctaaactcaagggtatacaagcccagtcgctccaatctttcaacacaaggtagtcccgccattccgggaattgacctcttgaacctacactgcattccctcaatagccagaatgtctttccttgaatttggagaccagaactgcacacaatacaccagggtgtggtctcaccagggccctgtacagctgcagaagaacctctttgcttctattctcaatccctcttgttatgaaggccagcatgctattagccttcttcactaccagctgtacctgcatgcttgccttcattgactggtgtacaagaacacataGATCTCTttatactgcccctttacctaacttgactccatttaggtagtaatctgcttcctgttcttgccaccaaagtggataaccatacatttatccacattaaactgcatctgccatcattcatccactcacctagcctgtccaagtcactctGCATTCTCAtaatatcctcctcacatttcaccctgccacccagcttagtatcatcagcaaatttgctaatgttattattaataccatcttctatatcattaatatatattgtaaaaagctgtggccccagcactgatccctgcggtaccctactggtcactgcctgccattcNNNNNNNNNNNNNNNNNNNNNNNNNNNNNNNNNNNNNNNNNNNNNNNNNNNNNNNNNNNNNNNNNNNNNNNNNNNNNNNNNNNNNNNNNNNNNNNNNNNNNNNNNNNNNNNNNNNNNNNNNNNNNNNNNNNNNNNNNNNNNNNNNNNNNNNNNNNNNNNNNNNNNNNNNNNNNNNNNNNNNNNNNNNNNNNNNNNNNNNNNNNNNNNNNNNNNNNNNNNNNNNNNNNNNNNNNNNNNNNNNNNNNNNNNNNNNNNNNNNNNNNNNNNNNNNNNNNNNNNNNNNNNNNNNNNNNNNNNNNNNNNNNNNNNNNNNNNNNNNNNNNNNNNNNNNNNNNNNNNNNNNNNNNNNNNNNNNNNNNNNNNNNNNNNNNNNNNNNNNNNNNNNNNNNNNNNNNNNNNNNNNNNNNNNNNNNNNNNNNNNNNNNNNNNNNNNNNNNNNNNNNNNNNNNNNNNNNNNNNNNNNNNNNNNNNNNNNNNNNNNNNNNNNNNNNNNNNNNNNNNNNNNNNNNNNNNNNNNNNNNNNNNNNNNNNNNNNNNNNNNNNNNNNNNNNNNNNNNNNNNNNNNNNNNNNNNNNNNNNNNNNNNNNNNNNNNNNNNNNNNNNNNNNNNNNNNNNNccttcttagtaatcctctgttctttaaaagcttcccagtcctccgttttcccacttatctttgctatgttatactttttctcttatgactttatatgtttcttaacttctctcgccagccacggccacccctgcctcttcttaggatctttcttcctttttggaatgaactgatcctgcatcttctgcattatacccagaaatatctgccattgttcctccactgtcatccctgctaaggtattgcgccattgaactttggccagctcctccctcatagctccatattccccttattcaactgatcGATTGATTTCGAATGACTGACCCAGGTCAGAGCGGAGGACAATCCCCAGTCAAGGAGACCTTTGGAAACAATAGGTCCAAACTCATCTGCTTGTCTCCAAACCAACCTAACTAGGCTGGCATAAAGTGTGGTTATATTATAGATCAGCAACAAACATCATCTTCAGGGGAGTAGGGAGAGTATAGAGAGAGAGTTTCTTCCCAGTTCAGGAGTGAGGTTATCTTGTACACATATTGTTTCCCATGTGGCTTCTCTTGGTGTGCTGGAGGAACTTACAGACCCATTCTCTGATCTGGGTGAGCGAGTGTGAATTTAGTTTTATACCTCACTTGGGTAACACGCTGTAAATTGAGCTGCACTATTCCCAGGGTCATCACAAAGATTTATAAAGTATGTAAAGTTCCCCACTTCACCTGACTTTCAGACCCGGGTTAATAGAaaccatggaccaggtttctgtcctgatttaataaatagtaattcttaaAGTAATTAGACTCTAGCTGTTGGTAAACAATCATAAAACTGTTGGCACAGAGCATGACAAATGAAAACTCAATTCTCCTTATAAATTCCCCCTTacccacagacagacagacaataaGTAGGTATAGACAAAGGGGAAAAGATTGGAAAGGTGGTCCTTTTGGTCTTTGTACTCAGGTTCTGTCGTTGAGATGATTTTTCTGACTCTTTGGCATGTTGTTTCCGTTGTCTTTCTCCGGTCACTTCCACTTGTTAGTAAGAGACTAAAGGTGGCTGCGTCTTTTATAACAAGTCTCTGATTTATCGGTTAAAAGTTACAGCTTGCAACAACTGTTACAGGGCTCTCATGGTACAGTGATATGTCCTTCCTTCTGAGCCAGGAATCCTggggtcaagtcccacctgttccagaggtggaTAATGACATcttcgaacaggtttatttgaaaatgtctgtagaaactgctgcaggaaagataGTTTTTTTTCGGGTTTATCgtgagttttgactgcagagaacagagagagactgtcgCCTAGCTGAAGCAGGAGCTGAATACTTTGCTCTCTGTAACTAGTTCCCAactccaagctgttcagttaccaaAGAACCAATCATACTGTTGTTGGCAGATAGAAAAAGCCAGTGCCactgataactggtcactagtccgtAGACAAATCGATACTCGTTACAGCAGAAGCTGTCTATGTACGCTCTGTTGGCTCCCAGTCATCTACAACTCAAGCTTCACATATTGCATGCCTAAACAGTTAGTTACACATTGCCTGGAGTGGATGTCAGGTTAGCTGCTTTCTAAGCTGCAGCCATCCTTTCAAACACTGGCTTTAAAGCagcctcttgtttttttttatttcagtccCCTGTTGTTTAAAAACCCCACAAAATGAAAAAAGACATGGTACAGTAGTCCTCCTTGTGGTTAACCAAGTTTTCCTTATGGTGCCACCCTACACCAGGCCTGCATACTGCTGCTGGAGTATGACAAAGCCAAGGACTTCCTACTGAGGGCACAGAAACTGGAGCCGTTCAATCCTGACGTGAACCGTGCTCTGGTGAAGCTGGACAGGTGAGTGGAGTCTAACCTTCCCAGAGTTAAAGCCTCTGGGCTCTGTAGGTGGTAACACCTGATGCCCATGCTCAGCTCCTGGCTGTTTTAATGGGACAAAAGAATCAGTGTGTTTGAAGTGAAGGGGTGTGGGAAATGATGAGTTTCTGACTGTGTGCATACTGAGCGAGAGGCTTCGCTCTCGGGGAATGTGTATCGGATCATTTTCAGCACTGACATTTCCAATCTCATTAGTGGGACCCAATCACAGGATGGTACCATTATTATTCACTGTTTTTTCCACTGAAGAAGGttattacaaagagatcttgatcaattgggtcaatgggctgagaagtggcaaatggtgtttaatttggataaatgcgatgtATTCCATTTTGGTAAATgtaaggacaggacttatacagctaaagtagggctttgggtagtgttgtacaaacagagagaccttggggttcaggtagaTCCTGTTTGAGGTTTGCaccacatgtagacaggatggttaaggagTCACTTAGCAGACAtgccatcattgctcagacctttgagtataggagttgggatgtcatgttgaggttgtacaggatgttggtgaggccccttctccAGTATTGGGTGCAGTCTGGTCGCCcatctacaggaaggatattattaaattggagagggtttacCAGGAGGTTGGTGGGCCTGGAGGGTTTACCAGGAGGTTGGTGGGCCTGGAGGGTTTACCAGGAGGTTAGTGGGCCTGGATGGTTTGAGATATGAGGAGAGGGTGggacttttcactggagtgtaggaggccaagaggtgactttattgaagttaataaaaccatgaggggtatacgTAAGGTgattggcaggtgtctttttccctagggtgggggatttcaagacaagggggcatatcTTTGAAGTGAAagaagaaaaattttaaaaagacgccaagaggcattttttttttttaacagtgtggtttgtgtatggaatgaatttccagaggagttgatggatgcaggttcagttactATGGTTAAAAAGTGTTTACAtcagtaaatgaataagaaatgtttaaagggatatgggccaagcgcaggcaggggAGACtggtttactttgggattatggtcgatatcgactggttagaccaaagggtctgtttctgtactgtatgactcaataactcATTTAGTTCCATTTCTTGTCCCAAGAGCTTTAACATGGCAATGGGGTCTCCTCTCGGTTAGTCTCTTGAGGTGCAGGGGGAGTGGTGGGGGAGATGAGAGTTAGAATGGGATTGAACACTTGCTGGGGCTGGGGAACAATCAGAGTCTCCAGTAAAACACATGGATTACCACACGTCTGTTTAGATGCTGAGATGTTTATGTTACCAATTTGATGCAGAAATAGAAGGGAATGCCAGAACACTAACGATCTGGGAGTGAGGAACTACTTTTGCTGAAACTCTTTGGGAGTTGGTGACCTTAAACTTTggaagttgatgagctggaggaAGCAGCACTTTGTAAGCTGTTAAGACCTTGCAGATTGCTAATGAGTCAGCACTGTTGAGGGGATGCTGGTGATGGTAAATCAGAGAACTGTTGCAATTTACCCTTGCATTCCCATGCTTCGGCACTAGGTGGGGCTAGTAGACTGTGACATCAGGGGTGGTAGTGCACAGTGCTGAAGGTATACATTGTgaacagatttggagatgctggtgttggactggggtgtacaaagttaaaaatcacacaacaccaggttatagtccaacaggtttaattggaagcacactagctttcggagccatGAAGGAGCGtcgcgttgtgtgatttttaactttgtgaacaGAGTTAGTGTCAGGGTATCAAAACTTGATATGGATGTAGATACTGTTCTGTGATTGTTACAGTCTGTTCTGAATCTTTTACTACTACAACCAAAGCAGAGATTTGGAAAATGCAAGTGTTATATTTGTCCACTCAGACTGTCAGGTAAGGTCAGGGTGACGTTGGTTTCCTTTACAATTCCAGGCCTGTACCCGCATTATTTTCATGTTCTGGTAAAACATCAGCCAAACGGGAAGTGCGATGTTTCTGTAAATTGCAGTGCTGAAGAATCTGCCCACGTGTTTGCTTTCCCTCCTGTCTAGATGCTACCGAGAGTGGAGCTTGAAGGAGAAGGAGATGTGTACCAGGATGTTTGCTGCCTGGGAACCTGCAGCAGTGAAAGATTAAAGTGAGTCATCTCCGATTTGCATGGGAGTTGGAGCTTAAAGCAGGCACTGTGCTGCTTCAGGAATTAGTGACGGCTTCTTTAAACTGCCTCTGAATGGGAAGTGGTTTTGTTGCCACTGTTCTCCCTGTGAAGGTTCTGAGTGTTGCAATTTTACAGGCAGCAGTAACCCTTCATGGGTGACCTCTGGGTTATGGGATGGAAGTGGGCTGACACTTGACCTGTCGTCAGTATCAAGGGCCTGAGAGGAGCAGGTGGGAATAATCTCCATCTCCAAAACTCCTGCTGACTGGGGAATTTCCTGCACTCTGGGCCACATCGGAACTAATCAATGCACTTAGTTAATAACTTAACAGACATTATATTATACAATTGCAAAATGCACTTTGATCTCGTCATTTCTATTTTGGATATTGGGGGTTGGTATTTAGATTGGATATTAGGTCTTTTTTTCTTCATCAGGGTCTTTTCTTTGTTGTTCTTTTGTCTTttaatccccagaacattagacgcagtgagagaaaaagagcaagaaagagagaaggagagagagagagagagagagatgtattaAGTTTGCAGGCTCTGGATGACTCTGGCTGCCTTTCCTCGACAGGTTTATAACAAACTCTCACTGAGCAAGTCTGAGGGCACCCTCTGGCCGAGGGAGCCTGAGGGCACGCTCGCGCTGAACAAGTTAAATGAatagatttcatcagtttctgtaAAAGATGGAGGATGCTGCTGgggccatggtgacagaggagaaACTCTGtcactggaaaagtgcagaattAGTAAGGAAGGAAGTTTAGATAGACTCTTGGTACTTAAAGTTgaccaggaccagatgggatgtTTCCAAGGATTTTGATGGAAGTGAGGCTGGAATTTGCAAGGATACTGGCTAATgatctttcagtcttccctggaCTCAAGAAGTGCTAGACGATTGGAAAATTGCAATCGTTACGATCTTGCTCAAGAGGGCTGCAAgaatcccagcaattacagatCTGTCAATTTGACGTCAGTTGTGGGGAAGCTTCTAGAAGCAATTATTCAGGATAGACTTAGTAGTCACGTGGGAAAAGGTGGGTTGATTAGGAAGATTCAGCATGTATTTCTAAAGGGAAGTTGTATTTAATTAACCTGCTGGAATATCTTCAAGGGTTTG
The sequence above is drawn from the Chiloscyllium plagiosum isolate BGI_BamShark_2017 unplaced genomic scaffold, ASM401019v2 scaf_12478, whole genome shotgun sequence genome and encodes:
- the LOC122547912 gene encoding inactive peptidyl-prolyl cis-trans isomerase FKBP6-like produces the protein EEQIIYPVEKLLKVASTEREFGNYFFQQQRYEDAKDQYKKALSVFAHCHETGEEPTQAIHSSKLLLYLNLSLASLKLNAPRRALVYGERALSIDSKNRKALFRCGQACILLLEYDKAKDFLLRAQKLEPFNPDVNRALVKLDRCYREWSLKEKEMCTRMFAAWEPAAVKD